Below is a genomic region from Fischerella sp. PCC 9605.
TTATTGACACTCCCACAGCTACGTGAATTTCGCGCAAGCGCTCATTCCCGTAAAAAGCCGTGGGATTCTTGGTTCATCCAGCAAGCCGTAAACCTCTGAGTCCCTATTCCTATCCGCCGGATAATACACGGGCAATACTTAACCAAGTATCCGCTACTACTGTACGAGATACCGAGTCAATTCACAGAAGACCTAGAGGGCATCAGTCCCCAAGCTTTCGACTAAAGCCACTGGGTTTTCAGCTTTAATGTTATAACCCTTTATAGATTCGTAAGACTGAAATATCTTGCAGCATTCTCATCAGAGCCAGAGGCTCTTAGTTCTCGTAGTTCTCGTTACCAGGTTGAACCTAGTAACGAGGGTTTGGAGGCTCTGCCTCCCAGCATTTACAACTGGTGCAAGATGTGAATAAGACAAACTAAGGGATTTTTTAGTAATATTAGACGCAAGCACAATTATCAATGAGCGATAAGAGCGACGGTTACAAAGTTGTTAGTGAAAATCGGCAAGCCCGGTATTTGTATGAGATTCTCGAAACCTATGAAGCTGGTATTCAGTTGACGGGAACCGAGGTTAAATCGATCCGTGCAGGCAAGGTCAACCTTCAAGATGGCTATGCTTTGGTTCGCAATGGAGAAGCATGGCTAATAAACGTGCATATTTCACCTTATACCGCGAGTGGACAGTATTTTAACCACGAACCACGCCGCACGCGTAAATTACTGCTGCATCGCCAGGAAATTCGGAAGCTAATTGGCAAGGTGGAACAGCAAGGTTTGACTTTAGTACCTTTAAAAATGTATTTCAAACGTGGTTGGGTGAAAGTAAGTGTGGCTCTTGTCAAGGGTAAAAAGCTGCACGATAAGCGAGAAGACCTCAAGAAGCGCCAAGATCAACGCGAAATGCAAAGGGCGATGAAGAATTATTAATAGTCATTGGTCATTTGTCCTTTGTCATTGGTCATTAGTAGCCTAGGGTAAGCTAAACAAAGGGTATCTACGTCTTTGTTCCTTGAACCAATGACTAATGACCAATGACCAATGACTACCAGTTATATTTTTCTTGCCCTGAATCTTCCTTCAATAATCCCAGAACTGGACCGAGAACAGCCCCAACAATAAAACCACCAGCGTGTGCCCAGTAGGCGATGCCGCCACTTTCCATACCGATGTTGCTCGGTGCTTCAAGGCTGGCAACTCCGTAGAATGCTTGCTGGAGAAACCACAATCCGAGAAAAAAGTATGCTGGAACGCGGAAGGTAGGGAAAAAGAAACCCAAGGGAACTATACCCAAAACTTCTGCTTGGGGAAAGCGGACTATGTATGCTCCCAAAACACCAGCGATCGCCCCACTCGCCCCCAAAGAAGGAACAGCAGAACCCTGTGAAAAGTACCACTGAGCTAAGGTGGCTAAAACACCGCAAGTTAAATAGAAAAACAAATATTTGATATGGCCTAACTTGTCTTCTACGTTATTGCCAAAAACCCACAAAAATAACATATTGCCACCCAAGTGCAGCAAACCACCATGTAAAAATTGGGCAGTAATCAATGTCACCCACTCTGGCACGGGCTGATTTACGGAAATTCCTGCAAAACTAGCTGTTAGTTCTCGTGGTACTACCGCAAATAAATGGAAGAACCCGTCTAAATATTGAGGAGGTAGACTTGCTTCATAAACAAAAGCGAGGACATTAGCAGCAATCAGCCCATAAGTAACATAGGGCGTAATTTTTGTTGGATTATTATCTCGAATTGGAACCACAGGCTTTTTTCTTCATTTATTAGAACTAAATTCACAATATCTAAGCTGTCTAGTTTTTTCTTCTAACCTCTGGATAGATTTAGTACTGTGAATTGGGCTTAATTGTTGACTAAGCAAATATCACGGACTGCAAAATCTCATCTAAGTTGATGACAATCTAAATTTTGCGGTGACAAGATATGCTTTAGATGTGTTGTGAACAAAATTCGTAACTATCATGACTACAGACTAGCAAAGTTCGGTGTAATTTTATTCTTAAGGGCATTGGCTAAATCAACTCACTAGTTTATATGTCAACAAATACTGAAAAATTTAGTTAGAACTCTTTACCTGGATTATTTATTGGTAGAAGATATCGCAAAATTGATAAAGTGAGGAAAATAACAACTTTGTCAAGATTATGGTTAAAACTTACAGAATTATTGCTATCTATGAAGGTTGTCATCCGTGGATGTTTCAGAAGGAACTAGCATTTGTATGCTACATTCAAAGTTGTAGATATATTTATTCGCACATTTTTTGTTGGGTTGAGTCTTTGATTTTCCCAAGCTATATATGTATGTATATATAGCTAAGTCTTATTTGATAAAAACATCTGTATTGATGATTTGTTACGATTTATAAAATAATCTGTGGCCAATAGCACAGATAATTGTAATCGAGTTCAACTGTGTTAATGCATCTGAATAATGTTTCCAACGGATGGAAGATAAACTTTGTAATTCAACCCTTAGGGAGTTATGAACTGGTACTCCTGTCATAGTATGAAACATAAGAGTACTATTATTATCTGTGTTCACTGATGTGGTAATAGGAACAAATTTCTTAGTAAAAAATGCTAGGGGTGTACTGTCCATGCCCTTGACGATCCTCGTAGTGGATGACGATCCGGGCACTCGTTTGTCTATCAGCGATTATCTTGAACTGTCTGGTTACTCAGTAATTGTTGCTAATGACGGCCTAGAGGCTTTGACAAAGGTGGAAGAGTGCCGTCCTGATTTGCTGGTTACTGATATTGTCATGCCACGAATGAATGGTTATGAACTGGTGCGCCAAGTGCGTCAAAAACCTGAGTTCCGTTTGCTGCCGGTAATTTTGTTAACAGCACGAACGAAGACACAAGAAAGAATTCTTGGCTACCAGTCGGGGTGCGATTTGTACTTACCCAAGCCTTTTGAATTAGAAGAGTTAGGAGCAGCAATTCGTAATCTCTTGGCGCGATCGCAGATAATTCAATCTGCTTTTCGTGCTTCTGAACCGGAGGAGGAAAACCACTCCCAGTTAAATCACACGCAACAATCTCAGTGGCTTTTAGAACTGACACCAAGAGAACGGGAAGTTCTTGAACTTTTGACTCATGGTCTTTCTAATGCTGATATGGGTCAAAAGCTGCACTTGAGTCCTCGGACAGTGGAAAAGTACGTTAGCAGTTTATTGAGAAAAACAGCCACCAGTAATCGAGCCGAATTGGTACGTTTCGCTATGAAGCATGGTTTGGTGGAATAGCTATTGCCACTAATGCTTTGCTGGGAGAGAAATAAAAAATAAAAGTTTTTAAACTAGATTTAGTATCAGATGCGTTACTAATCTTAAAAGAAGTGATATTGGCGACTTTCAAATTTTTAATTATTTATTGCGATCGCTCTAATTTTCCAAAAGCCAAGCGAGATTCTATCCGATTTAGCACTGCTTGCCAAATCTCATAACCATTTTCGTTCAGATGTAAACCATCTGTGGTTAAGTCTTCGCGCAAATTGCCCTGAAAATCTGCAAACCAATTATA
It encodes:
- the smpB gene encoding SsrA-binding protein SmpB, which encodes MSDKSDGYKVVSENRQARYLYEILETYEAGIQLTGTEVKSIRAGKVNLQDGYALVRNGEAWLINVHISPYTASGQYFNHEPRRTRKLLLHRQEIRKLIGKVEQQGLTLVPLKMYFKRGWVKVSVALVKGKKLHDKREDLKKRQDQREMQRAMKNY
- a CDS encoding rhomboid family intramembrane serine protease → MVPIRDNNPTKITPYVTYGLIAANVLAFVYEASLPPQYLDGFFHLFAVVPRELTASFAGISVNQPVPEWVTLITAQFLHGGLLHLGGNMLFLWVFGNNVEDKLGHIKYLFFYLTCGVLATLAQWYFSQGSAVPSLGASGAIAGVLGAYIVRFPQAEVLGIVPLGFFFPTFRVPAYFFLGLWFLQQAFYGVASLEAPSNIGMESGGIAYWAHAGGFIVGAVLGPVLGLLKEDSGQEKYNW
- a CDS encoding response regulator transcription factor, with amino-acid sequence MPLTILVVDDDPGTRLSISDYLELSGYSVIVANDGLEALTKVEECRPDLLVTDIVMPRMNGYELVRQVRQKPEFRLLPVILLTARTKTQERILGYQSGCDLYLPKPFELEELGAAIRNLLARSQIIQSAFRASEPEEENHSQLNHTQQSQWLLELTPREREVLELLTHGLSNADMGQKLHLSPRTVEKYVSSLLRKTATSNRAELVRFAMKHGLVE